A stretch of the Planifilum fulgidum genome encodes the following:
- a CDS encoding class I SAM-dependent methyltransferase, with product MGLIGRFFRQFQRPEDSFLGHAAGRLMAATTGGRNEWTLSLLKIRPCDRILEIGYGPGVGILLASRMVPEGTVVGIDPSEAMRKQAERRNRRAVREGKVRLFTGNIEDWPGFDHSFTRIFSVNSAPFWTDRIRVFQKLHGWLEPGGLIALTFQPVGKDAPDPEATCEQLTDEMKQAGFVRIRRETKPFRSAPAVCLVAEREQSR from the coding sequence TTGGGGTTGATCGGCCGATTTTTCCGGCAGTTTCAGAGACCGGAAGACAGCTTTTTGGGCCATGCCGCCGGTCGGCTGATGGCGGCCACCACCGGCGGCCGCAACGAGTGGACCTTGTCCCTGCTCAAAATCCGGCCCTGCGACCGGATTCTGGAAATCGGCTACGGCCCCGGGGTGGGAATCCTTCTGGCAAGCCGGATGGTCCCGGAAGGAACCGTGGTGGGCATCGATCCCTCCGAAGCGATGCGGAAACAGGCGGAACGGCGCAACCGCCGGGCCGTCCGGGAGGGGAAGGTTCGCCTTTTCACCGGAAACATTGAAGACTGGCCCGGATTCGACCATTCCTTCACCCGGATCTTCTCCGTCAACTCCGCCCCCTTTTGGACCGACCGCATCCGCGTGTTTCAAAAACTGCACGGTTGGCTGGAACCGGGGGGATTGATAGCCCTCACTTTTCAGCCGGTCGGAAAGGATGCCCCCGATCCGGAAGCGACTTGCGAGCAGCTGACCGATGAAATGAAACAGGCCGGTTTTGTTCGGATCCGGCGGGAAACCAAACCGTTCCGGAGCGCGCCGGCGGTCTGCCTCGTCGCCGAAAGGGAGCAATCGCGATGA